One region of Armigeres subalbatus isolate Guangzhou_Male chromosome 3, GZ_Asu_2, whole genome shotgun sequence genomic DNA includes:
- the LOC134222570 gene encoding uncharacterized protein K02A2.6-like — translation MLHLAGSEVQEVFDHLPGVDEFPLVLADPPYYEVAIKRLDEHFEPMRRRNYERHLFRQIIQKSDERFADFILRLRIQAKRCEFDRYDIREGDDRIIEQIVEGCKSSDLRRQILAKDMSLEEIVILGSTLADVQQQVKEIDRTPVASELHNLNEISSRLSNNRFISKDRRLDQVNGRPVRGAVGSCFACGKKGHWKGDMICRARIAKCIKCKEVGHFANRCLKRSSNSLVDFKPKRVRMIGEAEQSPEEIFYAMGKNTFEFVVGGVKVPMIIDSGADANIITEETWKKINNAGIKVLEYSQTVDRKLVAYATSMPMQISGMFTAIIEAGQKRVDAKFYIANQGQRNLLGDKTAKQLEVLKVGFDISSVSGSGPTGFPKIKGIVVEIPINESIQPVQQGYRRAPIALEGKIYDKLKSLLDLDIIEKVHGPSAWVSPMVPILKSSGEVRICVDMRRANQAILRESHPLPLIDEILGGLGNANKFTKLDIKEAYHQLELSEKSREITTFITKYGLFRYKRVMFGICCAPELFQKVMDTIVAGLEGVVVYLDDILILARRKKNTIIV, via the exons ATGCTTCATCTGGCGGGCTCCGAGGTCCAGGAGGTGTTCGACCATTTGCCAGGAGTAGACGAGTTTCCTCTTGTTCTGGCAGATCCTCCATACTATGAAGTTGCTATTAAACGCCTCGATGAGCATTTCGAACCGATGCGCAGGCGAAACTATGAACGCCACTTGTTTCGACAAATTATACAAAAGTCGGATGAAAGATTCGCTGATTTTATCCTACGTTTACGCATTCAAGCGAAACGGTGCGAATTTGATCGATACGATATTCGTGAAGGCGATGATAGGATCATCGAGCAAATTGTTGAGGGTTGCAAATCCTCTGATCTACGCCGTCAAATCTTGGCAAAGGATATGTCGTTGGAGGAAATTGTCATACTCGGATCTACATTAGCAGATGTGCAGCAGCAGGTAAAGGAGATTGACCGGACTCCTGTTGCATCTGAATTG CACAATTTGAACGAGATTTCATCGCGTTTGTCAAATAACAGATTCATTTCGAAAGATCGTCGTTTAGATCAAGTGAACGGCAGGCCAGTTAGAGGGGCAGTAGGATCTTGCTTTGCCTGTGGAAAAAAGGGTCATTGGAAAGGAGATATGATTTGTCGTGCCAGGATTGCTAAATGCATCAAGTGTAAAGAGGTAGGCCATTTCGCAAACCGTTGTCTGAAGCGTTCGAGCAACAGCTTGGTGGACTTCAAGCCGAAGAGAGTTCGAATGATTGGAGAAGCAGAACAATCACCGGAAGAAATTTTTTATGCAATGGGTAAAAATACTTTTGAGTTTGTGGTAGGGGGAGTTAAAGTTCCCATGATTATTGATTCCGGGGCGGATGCAAATATCATCACGGAGGAAACATGGAAGAAGATCAATAACGCGGGCATTAAGGTGTTAGAATACAGTCAGACTGTGGACCGAAAATTAGTCGCTTATGCCACCAGCATGCCGATGCAAATTTCGGGAATGTTTACAGCAATCATTGAGGCAGGTCAAAAGCGGGTAGATGCTAAGTTCTACATTGCTAATCAAGGACAGCGAAATCTACTAGGAGACAAGACAGCGAAACAACTAGAAGTGCTAAAGGTTGGATTCGACATTTCGTCAGTTTCGGGTTCCGGACCAACCGGGTTCCCAAAAATCAAAGGTATCGTCGTTGAGATTCCTATCAACGAATCGATTCAACCGGTGCAACAAGGATACAGACGTGCACCGATTGCACTAGAAGGAAAAATTTATGACAAGCTGAAATCGTTATTGGACCTGGACATAATCGAGAAGGTACATGGTCCGTCGGCCTGGGTTTCTCCGATGGTACCAATATTGAAAAGTTCTGGGGAAGTGCGAATCTGTGTAGATATGAGACGTGCTAATCAGGCTATTCTCCGCGAGTCACATCCGTTGCCGTTAATTGATGAAATTCTAGGAGGTTTAGGCAATGCCAACAAGTTCACCAAGTTGGACATTAAGGAAGCGTACCATCAACTTGAACTTTCAGAAAAGTCGAGAGAAATTACTACCTTCATTACCAAGTATGGTCTGTTCAG ATACAAACGGGTTATGTTCGGAATTTGTTGTGCTCCGGAACTTTTTCAAAAAGTAATGGACACAATTGTCGCCGGCTTGGAAGGAGTAGTTGTCTACCtagatgatattttgattttggcTCGACGCAAGAAGAACACGATAATTGTCTAG